From a single Streptomyces sp. NBC_00377 genomic region:
- a CDS encoding 5-carboxymethyl-2-hydroxymuconate Delta-isomerase: protein MPQITIERSPGLDHVDWNAFALALHPVVVETAAARLEACKTRVLRTEDEVVGDVAIGPAGGPAIVHVTLALLAGRSDATKAELTEAVLELLRKHIEPADGVSAVHASAEVRDLDPSYRKYEEQYGS from the coding sequence ATGCCGCAGATCACCATCGAACGCTCCCCAGGACTCGACCACGTCGACTGGAACGCGTTCGCGCTCGCGCTGCACCCGGTGGTCGTGGAGACAGCGGCCGCGCGGCTCGAAGCCTGCAAGACGCGGGTCCTTCGGACGGAGGACGAGGTGGTGGGAGACGTGGCGATCGGGCCGGCGGGCGGGCCGGCCATCGTGCACGTCACGCTCGCCCTGCTCGCCGGCCGCTCCGACGCGACCAAGGCCGAGCTCACCGAAGCCGTACTGGAACTGCTGCGCAAGCACATCGAGCCGGCCGACGGGGTCTCGGCGGTGCACGCCTCCGCCGAGGTGCGCGACCTCGACCCCTCGTACCGCAAGTACGAGGAGCAGTACGGATCCTGA
- a CDS encoding TetR/AcrR family transcriptional regulator: MTTGVRRRMGVEERRQQLIGVALELFAQRSPDEVSIDEIAAAAGISRPLVYHYFPGKLSLYEAALKRASEDLAGRFAEPHEGPLGARLLRVMRRYFDFVDAHGPGFSALMRGGPAVGSSTTNALIDSVRQNAYEQILSHLGITDAPPRLELTVRSWISLAESTALIWLDGRRIPREELEVQLVHDFAALTAVSAAYDDELRALLRPVLGGEPADGPFGSLVTRLIALAS; the protein is encoded by the coding sequence ATGACTACCGGGGTTCGTCGCAGAATGGGAGTCGAGGAGCGGCGGCAGCAGTTGATCGGCGTCGCCCTCGAACTGTTCGCCCAGCGCTCGCCCGACGAGGTCTCCATCGACGAGATAGCCGCGGCCGCGGGCATCTCGCGCCCCCTCGTCTACCACTACTTCCCCGGCAAACTCAGCCTGTACGAAGCGGCGTTGAAGCGGGCCTCGGAGGATCTGGCGGGCCGGTTCGCCGAGCCGCACGAAGGGCCGCTCGGCGCCCGGCTGCTGCGCGTGATGCGCCGCTACTTCGACTTCGTCGACGCGCACGGCCCGGGGTTCTCCGCCCTGATGCGCGGCGGTCCGGCGGTCGGGTCGTCGACGACGAACGCGCTGATCGACTCCGTACGCCAGAACGCCTACGAACAGATCCTGTCGCATCTGGGGATCACCGACGCGCCCCCGCGTCTGGAGCTGACCGTCCGTTCCTGGATCTCGCTCGCCGAGTCGACCGCGCTGATCTGGCTGGACGGCCGGCGCATCCCACGCGAGGAGCTGGAGGTCCAGCTCGTGCACGACTTCGCCGCGCTGACGGCGGTCAGCGCGGCCTACGACGACGAGCTGCGGGCCCTGCTGCGCCCCGTGCTCGGCGGCGAGCCGGCCGACGGCCCCTTCGGCAGCCTGGTCACCCGGCTCATCGCCCTCGCGTCCTGA